From Psychrobacillus sp. FSL K6-2836, a single genomic window includes:
- the ileS gene encoding isoleucine--tRNA ligase, which produces MNMREVKESKVQREQRIREYWQNNKTFEKSVQNREEATPFVFYEGPPTANGLPHVGHALGRTIKDVVARYKTMKGYKVERKAGWDTHGLPVELGVEKQLGISGKQDIENYGIENFVKKCKESVFTYEKVWRSFTEELGYWVDMDNPYLTLSNDYIESVWNILSKVHRDKLLYKGHRVSPYCPSCQTSLSSHEVAQGYKDVKDLSATVKFKLANNVNEFFLGWTTTPWTLPANVALAMNPSLVYVRAKVEDEIYIVAKSLVPAVLGEKAIILSEHSGDEFDGVPYLPPFHYVDVPKGHFVVLADYVTETSGTGIVHIAPAYGEDDYRTVQQNGLSFVNVVDQRGCYTEVVTDLAGKFVKDCDVEIIKLLSNTGLLFHKEKYEHSYPHCWRCDSPLLYYATDSWFIKMTALKEQLVENNQTVNWYPDHIKNGRFGNFLENVVDWNISRNRYWGTPLNVWICTTCGHEEAPTNVASLAKLASQPLPENLELHKPYIDTIICSCSKCSGEMQRTPEVIDVWFDSGSMPFAQHHYPFGDNKQLSDQFPADVVIEGIDQTRGFFYSLLAVSTLFTGKAPYKNVLSLGHVLDEQGQKMSKSRGNALDPLDLMHQNGADALRWSLLVDSSPWNPKRFSTKIVQEASSKLLDTLDNLFNFYALYANIDQFSFETTKPGNATKMDRWILSRLNSTIQKVTVFMDDYQFTQATREIAELVEEVSNWYVRRSRQRFWAAGFSEDKRAAFNTLHHVLSNVSELIAPFTPYIAEDIHLKLHNNSVHLQDYPKHQSSLIDGKLEDDMNAVLKIVELGRSIRNSNNLKVKQPLAEMVICTNLSKKSLKDFGSIIQDELNIKVLTWVTDLEELEEISFKLNFKVAGAVFGKNVNNLKKYVENLTATQKQLLLSEGSIPVVISNESYELLKEHVITETHVKEGYAYVEDGIFKVLIDTKLTSELLEEGLIRDFIRIIQDTRKKYNYPIEKYINLSISCTEDSKSLIQRFEFLIKTNVLVHHIQFVSEPSDSTITVMLNNQEVNLSMQLE; this is translated from the coding sequence ATGAATATGCGTGAAGTAAAAGAAAGTAAAGTACAACGAGAACAAAGAATCCGTGAGTATTGGCAAAACAACAAAACCTTTGAAAAGTCTGTACAAAATCGGGAAGAGGCTACACCATTTGTCTTTTATGAAGGTCCACCAACAGCAAATGGACTTCCACATGTCGGTCATGCACTCGGAAGAACGATTAAAGATGTGGTAGCTCGATATAAAACGATGAAGGGGTACAAGGTAGAGCGAAAAGCAGGTTGGGACACACATGGTTTACCAGTTGAACTCGGGGTGGAGAAACAGCTAGGAATATCAGGTAAGCAAGATATCGAAAATTATGGTATCGAGAATTTTGTAAAAAAATGCAAGGAAAGTGTATTCACATATGAAAAAGTATGGCGTTCCTTTACCGAGGAACTAGGTTATTGGGTAGACATGGATAACCCGTATTTAACATTAAGTAATGATTATATTGAAAGTGTGTGGAATATTTTAAGTAAAGTGCATCGCGATAAATTACTCTACAAGGGTCACCGTGTGTCACCTTATTGTCCTAGCTGCCAAACATCCCTGAGTTCACATGAAGTTGCGCAAGGTTATAAAGATGTAAAAGATCTTTCAGCAACTGTTAAATTTAAACTTGCTAATAATGTTAATGAGTTTTTTCTCGGTTGGACTACAACGCCTTGGACGTTACCAGCGAACGTAGCGCTTGCTATGAATCCTTCTCTTGTTTATGTCCGAGCTAAGGTAGAAGATGAAATATATATAGTTGCAAAATCATTAGTTCCTGCTGTATTAGGAGAAAAAGCTATCATCCTAAGTGAACATTCAGGAGACGAATTTGATGGTGTTCCTTACCTCCCTCCATTCCATTATGTAGACGTACCAAAAGGGCATTTTGTCGTTTTAGCAGATTATGTAACAGAAACGAGTGGTACAGGGATTGTGCATATTGCCCCGGCATATGGTGAGGATGATTATCGAACAGTACAACAAAATGGCCTTTCCTTTGTTAATGTAGTGGATCAGCGAGGTTGTTATACAGAAGTAGTAACGGATTTAGCGGGTAAATTTGTGAAAGACTGTGACGTGGAAATTATAAAGCTTTTATCGAATACGGGCTTATTATTTCATAAAGAGAAATATGAACATAGCTATCCCCATTGTTGGCGCTGTGACTCTCCACTTCTTTATTATGCAACGGACAGTTGGTTCATAAAGATGACAGCTTTAAAGGAGCAGCTAGTAGAAAATAATCAAACGGTAAATTGGTACCCTGATCACATTAAAAATGGGCGATTTGGTAATTTCTTAGAAAATGTAGTGGATTGGAATATAAGTCGTAATCGGTACTGGGGAACCCCTTTAAACGTGTGGATTTGCACAACTTGTGGACATGAAGAAGCGCCGACAAATGTTGCATCTTTAGCAAAACTTGCATCTCAGCCACTACCGGAAAATTTAGAGTTGCATAAGCCTTATATAGACACCATCATCTGTTCATGTTCAAAATGTAGTGGGGAGATGCAACGCACCCCAGAAGTAATCGATGTATGGTTTGATAGCGGCTCTATGCCTTTTGCACAGCACCATTATCCATTTGGCGATAATAAACAATTAAGCGATCAATTCCCTGCGGATGTCGTGATAGAGGGAATTGACCAAACTCGAGGTTTCTTTTATAGCCTACTAGCAGTTTCAACACTTTTTACAGGAAAAGCACCTTATAAAAATGTATTGTCACTAGGTCATGTATTGGATGAGCAAGGTCAAAAAATGTCTAAAAGTAGAGGAAATGCATTAGATCCACTTGACCTCATGCATCAGAACGGTGCTGATGCATTGCGCTGGTCATTATTGGTCGATAGTTCTCCATGGAATCCAAAACGTTTTTCCACAAAGATTGTACAGGAAGCCAGTTCAAAGCTACTTGACACGCTTGATAATTTATTTAATTTTTATGCACTATATGCAAATATTGATCAGTTTTCCTTTGAGACAACAAAACCAGGTAACGCAACAAAAATGGATCGGTGGATTCTTTCACGGTTGAATAGTACGATTCAAAAGGTAACCGTATTTATGGATGATTATCAGTTTACCCAAGCTACACGTGAAATCGCAGAGTTAGTAGAGGAAGTAAGTAATTGGTATGTTCGTAGATCGAGACAGCGTTTTTGGGCGGCAGGTTTTTCCGAGGATAAGCGTGCAGCTTTTAATACGCTTCACCACGTATTAAGTAATGTTAGTGAATTAATTGCGCCGTTCACTCCCTACATTGCCGAGGATATTCATTTAAAATTACACAATAATAGCGTTCATCTACAGGATTACCCAAAACACCAAAGTAGTTTAATCGATGGAAAATTAGAGGACGATATGAATGCTGTATTGAAGATAGTTGAGTTAGGTCGCAGTATCCGTAATTCAAATAACTTGAAAGTGAAACAACCACTAGCCGAAATGGTCATTTGTACAAACTTATCCAAAAAAAGCTTGAAGGACTTTGGCTCCATTATTCAAGACGAATTAAACATCAAAGTATTAACTTGGGTAACAGATTTAGAAGAATTAGAAGAAATTTCGTTTAAGTTAAATTTCAAAGTAGCGGGTGCTGTATTTGGTAAGAATGTGAATAATCTCAAAAAGTATGTGGAGAATTTAACAGCTACCCAAAAACAATTATTGTTATCGGAAGGCAGTATACCAGTAGTTATTTCAAATGAATCCTATGAATTATTAAAGGAGCATGTAATTACAGAAACCCATGTAAAAGAAGGCTATGCATATGTAGAAGATGGTATCTTTAAGGTACTAATAGATACGAAGTTAACTTCTGAGTTATTAGAAGAAGGGCTGATTCGTGATTTTATCCGAATTATTCAGGACACACGCAAAAAGTATAATTATCCAATTGAAAAATATATCAATCTTTCAATAAGTTGTACCGAAGATTCTAAATCATTAATACAGCGTTTTGAATTCTTAATAAAAACAAATGTCTTAGTCCACCATATACAATTTGTTTCAGAGCCATCTGATTCGACTATAACTGTTATGCTGAATAACCAAGAAGTAAACCTTAGCATGCAGTTAGAATAA